The following are from one region of the Heliangelus exortis chromosome 2, bHelExo1.hap1, whole genome shotgun sequence genome:
- the SMIM13 gene encoding small integral membrane protein 13, translating into MWQSIGLTLLVIVATLACVLLFMLCGWYVVWQLFLSKFKFLRELIGDTGSQQGDTEPSETEADQETPPSPLRSRQKSARQRRVHTEDTT; encoded by the exons ATGTGGCAGAGCATCGGGCTGACCTTGCTGGTGATCGTGGCCACCCTGGCCTGCGTGCTGCTCTTCATGTTGTGCG gCTGGTACGTGGTCTGGCAGTTGTTTTTGTCCAAATTCAAATTCCTGAGAGAATTGATAGGTGATACGGGGTCCCAGCAGGGAGACACGGAGCCTTCAGAGACTGAAGCCGATCAGGAGACTCCACCCTCGCCTCTGAGAAGCAGACAGAAATCTGCTCGGCAGCGAAGGGTCCATACAGAAGACACGACTTAA